In one window of Labilibaculum sp. DW002 DNA:
- a CDS encoding ROK family protein gives MNNKISIGVDVGGSHISCAAYDLNSRKLLEESFSHSALNNQASKEEIVSAFARLLQTCIGKLDGEQIEGIGIAMPGPFDYVNGIGLFSGLNGKFQNLNNVNVESELQQLLKLDEVPIRFINDATAFAIGEYFSGKLSGTKKNLAITLGTGLGSAFLSDGIPVIVEDTVPENGCIWHLPFEKGIADDYFSTRGLLNRYFERTGTKLTGVKEIADLAIEDLQAKELFVDFGEKLALLLSPWIKKFKVETVVFGGNISKASNLFDGAMNEQFKKEGLDVRVEYSDLQESAAFVGGAQLLGEEFWQSVKTQLQHM, from the coding sequence ATGAATAATAAGATTTCGATTGGAGTAGATGTTGGAGGAAGTCACATTAGTTGTGCAGCCTATGATCTGAATAGCAGAAAATTACTTGAAGAAAGCTTTTCTCACTCTGCTTTAAATAACCAAGCTAGCAAGGAGGAAATTGTTTCTGCTTTTGCCCGCCTTTTACAAACGTGTATTGGTAAGCTTGACGGAGAACAGATAGAGGGAATTGGTATTGCGATGCCTGGACCTTTCGATTACGTGAATGGTATTGGTTTATTCTCTGGATTAAATGGGAAGTTTCAGAACTTGAATAATGTGAATGTAGAGTCAGAATTGCAGCAATTGTTGAAACTGGATGAAGTACCAATTCGTTTTATAAATGATGCTACAGCTTTTGCCATAGGAGAATATTTCTCTGGTAAACTAAGTGGCACTAAAAAAAATTTGGCAATCACCTTAGGAACCGGTTTAGGCTCTGCTTTCTTGTCGGATGGAATTCCGGTCATAGTTGAGGATACAGTACCTGAAAATGGATGTATTTGGCATCTACCTTTCGAAAAAGGCATCGCTGATGATTATTTCTCTACAAGAGGACTTCTAAATCGATATTTTGAGCGTACGGGAACAAAATTGACAGGTGTAAAGGAAATTGCGGATTTGGCAATAGAAGATTTACAAGCAAAGGAATTGTTTGTAGATTTTGGTGAGAAGTTAGCACTACTTCTTTCTCCATGGATAAAGAAATTTAAGGTTGAAACAGTGGTTTTTGGAGGTAATATTTCGAAAGCATCCAATTTGTTCGATGGAGCCATGAATGAACAGTTTAAGAAGGAAGGCTTAGACGTAAGAGTTGAATATTCAGATTTGCAAGAATCTGCTGCTTTTGTTGGAGGAGCACAACTGTTAGGTGAGGAATTTTGGCAATCTGTTAAAACTCAATTACAACACATGTAA
- a CDS encoding GntR family transcriptional regulator, translating to MELKIDHNSPLPLHAQVESLLREMMELPEYKNGGFLPKEVDLAKRLGISRNTLRQATNKLEYEGLLIRKKGIGTKVAEKGITTNLDSWGSFTQEMSDQGVDFVNFLIEAKWVKVSAKIASFFNIPEGEKILCLSRLRGFKDGPFVFFESYFHPRIGMTGNEDFTKPLYSILENQYNVVPSISKEEIKAKLASKITADRLQIKKGDPILVRERYVSDPGNRPLEYNIGFYIAEKFTYSITITR from the coding sequence ATGGAATTAAAGATAGATCATAACAGTCCGCTTCCTTTGCATGCTCAGGTAGAGAGCTTGCTAAGAGAAATGATGGAACTCCCTGAATATAAAAATGGTGGATTTTTGCCAAAGGAAGTTGATTTGGCGAAACGTTTGGGGATTTCTAGAAATACTTTACGCCAAGCAACTAATAAGTTGGAATACGAAGGATTATTGATCCGCAAGAAAGGAATTGGAACGAAGGTTGCAGAGAAGGGAATTACTACAAATTTAGATAGTTGGGGAAGTTTTACGCAAGAAATGTCTGATCAAGGAGTTGATTTTGTGAATTTTTTGATTGAAGCTAAATGGGTAAAAGTATCAGCTAAAATTGCTAGCTTTTTTAATATTCCGGAAGGTGAGAAAATTCTTTGTTTGTCTCGACTAAGAGGCTTTAAAGATGGACCTTTTGTATTCTTCGAAAGCTATTTTCATCCAAGAATTGGAATGACAGGGAATGAAGATTTTACCAAACCGCTTTACAGCATTTTGGAGAATCAATACAATGTGGTTCCATCTATTTCAAAAGAAGAAATTAAGGCAAAATTAGCATCTAAAATTACAGCAGATCGTCTACAAATTAAAAAAGGAGATCCAATTTTGGTTCGTGAGCGTTATGTTTCCGATCCAGGCAACAGACCGTTGGAATACAATATTGGTTTTTACATCGCTGAAAAATTTACCTATTCAATAACCATTACAAGATAG
- the atpG gene encoding ATP synthase F1 subunit gamma, which produces MANLKEIRTRISSVEKTKQVTAAMKMVSAAKLKKAQDAIVQIRPYADKLQEILGSLSGSLSDSEENIYGGERKTDKVLLVAITSNKGLCGAFNSNVFKRVNELARGVYKEQNEKGSLHVLAIGKQGYEILRKSLNVIGEHNEVYNELNFKNVSAIASSVMQDFVAGTYDKVELVYNRFKNAGVQILTNEQFLPVVQSAEDNDTQSEYIFEPNQEEILENLIPKSLKTQFFGAILDSIASEHGARMTSMHKATDNASDLIQDLKLHYNQARQAAITNEILEIVSGANALAN; this is translated from the coding sequence ATGGCCAATTTAAAGGAAATACGTACCCGAATATCATCTGTAGAGAAAACCAAACAGGTTACTGCTGCAATGAAAATGGTATCGGCTGCCAAACTGAAGAAAGCTCAGGATGCAATTGTTCAAATTCGTCCCTATGCTGATAAATTGCAAGAAATTCTTGGAAGTTTATCAGGTAGTTTAAGCGATTCTGAAGAAAATATTTATGGCGGAGAGCGTAAGACTGATAAAGTTTTATTAGTTGCTATAACATCGAATAAAGGTTTGTGTGGTGCTTTTAATTCTAATGTATTTAAGCGCGTTAACGAACTTGCGAGAGGTGTCTACAAGGAGCAGAATGAGAAAGGTTCTCTGCATGTTTTAGCCATTGGAAAACAAGGATATGAAATTCTTCGCAAGAGCTTAAATGTGATTGGTGAGCATAATGAAGTTTACAATGAGTTGAATTTTAAAAATGTTTCTGCGATAGCATCTTCTGTAATGCAAGATTTTGTAGCTGGAACATATGATAAAGTTGAACTGGTTTATAACCGATTTAAAAATGCTGGTGTTCAGATCTTAACCAATGAGCAATTTTTACCAGTTGTTCAGTCAGCTGAAGATAATGACACACAAAGTGAATATATTTTTGAACCAAATCAGGAAGAGATTTTGGAAAATTTAATTCCTAAATCTCTGAAAACACAATTCTTTGGAGCTATATTGGACTCTATAGCATCAGAACACGGCGCTCGAATGACATCGATGCATAAAGCGACCGATAATGCTAGTGACTTGATTCAAGACCTTAAATTGCATTATAATCAAGCTCGTCAGGCTGCTATTACAAATGAAATACTTGAGATTGTGTCCGGAGCAAATGCACTAGCGAACTAA
- the atpA gene encoding F0F1 ATP synthase subunit alpha, whose product MASIKPAEVSEILKQQLEGLKTEAQLEEVGTVLQVGDGIARIYGLSHVGSNELIEFQNGVLGIVLNLEEDNVGAVLLGESQGIKEGDTVKRTKRIASINVGEGMLGRVINTIGEPVDGKGEIQGKTYEMPLERKAPGVLYRQPVTEPLQTGLKSVDAMIPIGRGQRELIIGDRQTGKTAIAIDTIINQKEFYDKGEPVYCIYVAIGQKGSTVANIAKTLEDHGAMAYTTIVMATASDPAALQFYAPFAGASIGEFFRDTGRPALIIYDDLSKQAVSYREVSLLLRRPPGREAYPGDVFYLHSRLLERAAKIIDSDDIARQMNDLPKSLVEAKDENGESIIKGGGSLTALPIIETQAGDVSAYIPTNVISITDGQIFLESDLFNAGIRPAINVGISVSRVGGNAQIKSMKKVAGTLKLDQAQYRELEAFAKFGSDMDAATLSVLNKGAKNVEILKQGQYSPVTVDKQVAILYCGSQGLLRDVPVEKVKEFEVDFIDLMDLKHKDVLSELGAGKYTQEAQDVMKSVAAEISAKYK is encoded by the coding sequence ATGGCTAGTATTAAACCTGCTGAAGTTTCGGAAATTCTAAAACAACAATTAGAAGGTCTTAAAACCGAAGCACAACTTGAAGAAGTTGGAACCGTACTACAAGTGGGTGATGGAATTGCCCGTATTTACGGTTTGTCACACGTTGGATCAAACGAGCTTATCGAATTTCAGAACGGAGTTCTAGGTATCGTTCTCAACCTTGAAGAGGATAATGTTGGAGCTGTATTGCTTGGCGAATCTCAGGGTATTAAAGAAGGAGATACAGTAAAACGAACAAAACGTATTGCTTCCATTAATGTGGGAGAAGGTATGTTAGGGCGTGTGATCAATACCATTGGTGAACCAGTTGATGGTAAGGGTGAGATACAAGGTAAAACTTATGAGATGCCTTTGGAACGTAAAGCACCTGGTGTTTTGTATCGTCAGCCAGTTACTGAGCCTCTTCAAACAGGTTTAAAATCGGTTGATGCCATGATTCCTATTGGCCGTGGACAGCGTGAGTTGATTATTGGTGACCGTCAGACAGGTAAAACTGCCATTGCGATTGATACCATTATCAACCAGAAGGAATTTTACGACAAAGGAGAGCCGGTTTATTGTATCTATGTTGCAATTGGGCAGAAAGGTTCTACGGTAGCAAATATTGCTAAAACATTAGAAGATCATGGCGCAATGGCTTACACAACTATTGTGATGGCAACTGCATCTGATCCTGCTGCACTCCAATTTTATGCACCATTTGCAGGGGCTTCTATTGGTGAATTTTTCCGTGATACAGGTCGTCCTGCTTTGATTATTTATGATGATTTATCGAAACAAGCGGTTTCGTATCGTGAGGTTTCTCTACTACTTCGTCGTCCACCAGGGCGTGAGGCATATCCAGGTGATGTATTTTACCTTCACTCAAGATTATTAGAGCGTGCGGCAAAAATTATCGATTCTGACGATATTGCTCGTCAGATGAATGATTTACCAAAAAGTTTAGTTGAGGCTAAGGATGAGAATGGAGAATCAATTATTAAAGGTGGCGGTTCTTTAACTGCACTTCCAATTATTGAAACTCAGGCAGGTGATGTATCCGCTTATATACCAACCAATGTAATTTCGATTACAGATGGACAGATTTTCCTTGAGTCAGATTTATTTAATGCAGGTATTCGTCCGGCTATTAACGTAGGTATTTCGGTATCGCGTGTGGGGGGTAATGCTCAGATTAAATCGATGAAGAAGGTGGCAGGTACTTTGAAACTTGATCAGGCACAATATCGTGAACTTGAGGCTTTTGCCAAGTTCGGCTCTGATATGGATGCGGCAACATTATCTGTACTAAACAAAGGTGCTAAAAATGTTGAGATTCTTAAGCAAGGTCAATATTCTCCAGTAACTGTTGATAAGCAAGTAGCTATTCTTTACTGTGGTTCCCAAGGACTTTTAAGAGATGTTCCTGTAGAAAAAGTAAAAGAATTTGAAGTTGATTTTATTGATTTGATGGACTTGAAGCACAAAGATGTTTTAAGCGAGTTGGGAGCAGGAAAATATACTCAAGAAGCACAGGATGTTATGAAATCTGTTGCTGCTGAAATTTCTGCAAAATATAAATAA
- the atpH gene encoding ATP synthase F1 subunit delta, with protein MNESKISVRYAKALFQLGKEKNVLDTIVTDMKLVDELCNTVKDFWLMVESPVIKTSQKRASMKQIFGDRINAITLNFLDLVVKNRREIYLKDISRNFLALCRKDQGILSATLTSATTIEEGSKENLSTLLSKAFDSKIELEEVLDKDIIGGFVLRVDDQQLDASVSTQLNKIKRELLSNHNK; from the coding sequence ATGAACGAAAGTAAAATCTCGGTTCGATATGCAAAAGCTCTTTTTCAGTTAGGAAAAGAAAAGAACGTATTAGACACAATTGTGACTGATATGAAGCTTGTTGATGAGCTTTGCAATACAGTGAAGGATTTCTGGCTGATGGTGGAAAGTCCGGTCATTAAAACATCTCAAAAACGCGCTTCGATGAAGCAAATATTTGGAGATAGAATAAATGCGATTACCCTAAATTTTTTAGATTTAGTTGTTAAAAATCGAAGGGAAATTTATTTGAAGGACATATCTCGAAATTTTTTAGCCTTGTGTCGTAAAGATCAAGGAATTTTATCGGCGACTCTTACTTCCGCAACAACTATTGAAGAGGGTAGTAAGGAAAATTTGAGTACTCTTTTGTCGAAAGCTTTCGATTCAAAAATAGAGCTAGAAGAAGTTCTGGATAAGGATATCATTGGTGGTTTTGTACTTCGTGTTGATGATCAACAATTGGATGCAAGTGTAAGCACTCAGTTGAATAAAATTAAAAGAGAATTACTTTCAAATCACAATAAATAA
- the atpF gene encoding F0F1 ATP synthase subunit B, whose translation MGLVTPELGTFIWMFIAFASVFFLLKKFAWPSIVDAIEERNDSIKEALLSAESAKEEMAKLQANNERILQEARKEREGMLKEAKELGATLVSEAKQKATLEADKVIESARINIESEKSAALGEIKAQVALLSVEIAEKILRQQFADDQQQKDYFKKLMDEVKLN comes from the coding sequence ATGGGCTTAGTAACTCCCGAATTGGGAACTTTCATATGGATGTTTATTGCTTTTGCAAGTGTGTTTTTTCTTTTGAAGAAATTTGCATGGCCTTCGATTGTTGATGCAATTGAAGAGCGTAATGATTCTATTAAGGAGGCGCTTCTTTCTGCAGAAAGTGCAAAAGAAGAGATGGCTAAACTACAAGCCAACAACGAAAGAATTCTTCAGGAGGCTAGAAAAGAGCGTGAGGGAATGCTAAAAGAAGCAAAAGAGCTGGGTGCTACTTTGGTTAGTGAAGCTAAGCAAAAAGCAACGCTTGAGGCGGATAAAGTAATTGAATCAGCTCGTATCAATATTGAAAGTGAAAAATCAGCTGCTCTGGGTGAAATTAAAGCACAGGTTGCCTTGCTTTCAGTAGAGATTGCAGAGAAAATTCTTCGTCAGCAATTTGCTGATGACCAGCAACAGAAGGATTATTTCAAAAAGTTGATGGACGAAGTAAAGTTGAATTAG
- the atpE gene encoding ATP synthase F0 subunit C, giving the protein MITLSIILQAVATAGLAKFGAAIGAGIAAIAAAFGIGKIGASALESIARQPEAAGDIRSNMIVAAALIEGVALFAIIICLLAIVL; this is encoded by the coding sequence ATGATTACATTATCAATTATTCTTCAGGCCGTTGCAACTGCAGGTCTTGCAAAGTTTGGTGCTGCTATTGGCGCTGGTATTGCTGCTATTGCCGCTGCTTTTGGTATTGGTAAGATTGGTGCATCTGCTCTTGAGAGTATCGCCCGTCAACCCGAAGCTGCTGGAGATATTCGTTCTAACATGATTGTTGCTGCTGCCCTTATTGAAGGGGTTGCTTTATTTGCAATTATCATTTGTTTGTTAGCTATCGTATTGTAA
- the atpB gene encoding F0F1 ATP synthase subunit A: MKHIYRLLLIIFLVSTVVPTFASEEKHEEHTSHETHEKKKFEPGSFIMDHIADAYDWHVFSYGDFHFKAHLPVIVYSQHSGFHIFMSSKFHHGHSSYNGFELAKEGEYRGKVVEMVNGQQVRPFDISMTKNVVAMLISMFILVWVFVSVAKAYTKRKGQAPKGMQSMLEPIIVFVVDEIAKPAIGEKKYKKFVPFLLTIFFFIWLNNLMGLMPFIPGGANVTGNITITMVLALFTFIITLVNGNKNYWKHIFNTPGVPWWLKYPVPLMPLVELMGMMTKPFVLMVRLFANITAGHIIVLSFISLIFIFGEMSSTLGLGSSVISVGFVIFMNVLELLVALIQAYVFTFLSALYFGMAVEEDH, translated from the coding sequence ATGAAACATATTTACCGTTTACTGTTGATTATTTTCCTTGTGAGTACTGTTGTACCTACTTTTGCTTCTGAAGAGAAGCATGAAGAACATACTTCTCATGAAACACATGAAAAGAAAAAGTTCGAGCCGGGAAGTTTTATAATGGATCATATTGCCGATGCTTACGATTGGCATGTATTCTCATATGGTGATTTTCATTTTAAGGCTCATTTACCTGTTATTGTTTATTCTCAGCATTCAGGCTTTCATATCTTCATGTCGAGTAAGTTTCATCACGGTCATTCATCTTATAATGGTTTTGAATTAGCTAAAGAAGGTGAATACAGAGGTAAAGTAGTCGAAATGGTAAATGGACAGCAAGTGCGTCCTTTTGATATTTCTATGACTAAGAATGTGGTTGCCATGCTCATTAGTATGTTCATTCTAGTATGGGTATTTGTATCAGTAGCGAAAGCCTACACCAAAAGAAAAGGACAAGCACCTAAAGGGATGCAATCCATGCTTGAACCGATCATTGTTTTTGTAGTTGACGAAATTGCAAAACCCGCAATTGGAGAAAAAAAATATAAAAAATTCGTTCCATTCCTGTTGACCATTTTTTTCTTTATCTGGTTAAATAATCTTATGGGACTTATGCCATTTATTCCTGGAGGAGCTAATGTAACCGGTAATATTACTATTACAATGGTACTTGCTCTGTTCACGTTCATTATTACCTTAGTGAATGGGAATAAGAATTACTGGAAACATATTTTTAACACTCCTGGGGTACCTTGGTGGTTGAAGTATCCTGTGCCTTTGATGCCATTGGTTGAACTAATGGGTATGATGACAAAACCATTTGTATTGATGGTTCGACTTTTTGCAAATATCACTGCGGGGCACATTATTGTATTGTCATTCATTTCTTTAATTTTCATTTTTGGAGAAATGAGCTCTACACTTGGACTGGGATCATCTGTTATTTCTGTAGGCTTCGTTATTTTTATGAATGTGCTTGAACTTCTAGTTGCCTTAATTCAAGCTTATGTATTTACGTTCTTATCTGCTCTTTATTTTGGAATGGCAGTAGAAGAAGATCATTAA